A window of Sphingorhabdus lacus contains these coding sequences:
- the trpB gene encoding tryptophan synthase subunit beta, with protein sequence MTIAEPTPNSFRNQPDENGHFGQFGGRYVAETLMPLVLDLERHYRLAKTDPAFQAQFDDLLEHYVGRPSPLYYAERLTEEVRKTAPEGKGAQIWFKRDELNHTGAHKINNCIGQILLAMRMGKTRIIAETGAGQHGVATATVCARFGLPCFIYMGAKDVERQQPNVFRMRLLGAEVIPVTSGANTLKDAMNEALRDWVANVHDTFYIIGTAAGPHPYPELVRDFQSVIGKEARAQMLSRTGRLPDMLVAAIGGGSNAIGLFHPFLDDKDVAMLGIEAAGHGLEKEHAASLAGGRPGILHGNKTYLLQDEDGQIAEAHSISAGLDYPGIGPEHSWLKEIGRVRYDSVTDVEALNAFQLLCRTEGIIPALEPAHAIAAVEREAKKMDRDQIILANLCGRGDKDIFTVAEALGTAI encoded by the coding sequence ATGACCATAGCTGAACCCACCCCGAACTCTTTCCGCAACCAACCCGACGAAAATGGCCATTTTGGCCAGTTTGGCGGACGATATGTGGCCGAAACACTGATGCCGCTCGTGCTCGATCTCGAACGGCATTACCGGCTTGCAAAAACCGACCCGGCATTTCAGGCGCAGTTTGACGATTTACTGGAACATTATGTCGGACGCCCGTCACCGCTTTATTATGCCGAGCGGCTGACCGAAGAGGTGCGCAAGACGGCGCCCGAGGGCAAAGGCGCGCAAATCTGGTTCAAGCGTGACGAGTTGAACCATACTGGCGCGCACAAAATCAATAACTGCATCGGCCAGATTTTGCTCGCCATGCGGATGGGCAAGACGCGGATCATCGCCGAAACCGGTGCGGGACAGCATGGCGTTGCAACTGCCACCGTATGCGCGCGCTTTGGCCTGCCTTGCTTCATCTATATGGGCGCCAAGGATGTCGAGCGGCAGCAGCCCAATGTGTTCCGCATGAGGCTTTTGGGAGCCGAGGTCATTCCTGTGACGTCGGGTGCAAATACGCTAAAAGATGCGATGAACGAAGCGTTGCGCGACTGGGTCGCCAATGTGCATGATACCTTCTACATCATCGGCACCGCGGCTGGTCCGCATCCCTATCCCGAACTGGTCCGTGATTTTCAGAGCGTAATCGGCAAAGAAGCCCGCGCCCAGATGTTGAGCCGTACGGGTCGTTTGCCCGACATGCTGGTCGCCGCCATCGGGGGTGGTTCCAACGCCATTGGCCTGTTTCATCCGTTTCTTGACGACAAGGATGTCGCGATGCTTGGCATCGAAGCCGCCGGACATGGTCTGGAAAAAGAGCATGCTGCGAGCCTCGCGGGCGGTCGCCCCGGTATCTTGCATGGTAACAAGACCTATTTGCTCCAGGACGAAGACGGCCAGATTGCCGAAGCGCACTCTATTTCGGCGGGGCTTGATTATCCTGGCATCGGGCCGGAGCATAGCTGGCTGAAGGAAATCGGTCGTGTGCGCTACGACAGCGTAACCGATGTCGAGGCGCTGAATGCCTTCCAATTGCTCTGCCGGACCGAAGGCATCATTCCAGCCCTCGAACCAGCCCACGCCATCGCGGCGGTCGAGCGTGAGGCCAAGAAAATGGATCGTGACCAGATCATATTGGCGAATCTGTGCGGCCGCGGGGACAAAGATATCTTCACCGTAGCCGAGGCTTTGGGGACGGCGATATGA
- a CDS encoding CCA tRNA nucleotidyltransferase, translating to MTEIIYNSDWFQAKGLRNIVDALSKENDGLRIVGGAVRDSLLGLSVSDVDLATKLLPKEVMGRLERAGIKSVPTGIEHGTVTAVSDGKNYEITTLRRDVATDGRRAVVAFSTDWKEDAARRDFTINALYADAYTGEIFDYFSGQHDLNLGVVRFIGDAEQRIAEDYLRILRYFRFLARFGTGSADQEALAACAKGAHGLTALSRERIAQELTRLITLPNPVFSVQLMVDHQIFAPFLPELDKAAVERLPSILDREVQHKLAVSLPARLLTLLPRDQVIVDRVSARLKLSNRLREQLTNRVSGDLPTENNIRELAYRKGTSCAIDTAALYTNSNVFALCLKRLLNWDVPVFGIKGGDVIAMGVPAGPMVAKTLHLLEQTWINDDFPATDDLLTKSHQIVVELLSATKKA from the coding sequence ATGACCGAAATCATCTATAATTCAGACTGGTTTCAGGCAAAAGGCTTGCGCAATATTGTGGATGCGCTTTCCAAGGAAAATGACGGTCTGCGGATCGTGGGTGGAGCAGTGCGAGATAGTTTGCTCGGCCTATCCGTTTCCGACGTGGACTTGGCTACGAAATTGCTACCAAAAGAAGTTATGGGCCGCCTTGAGAGAGCAGGCATCAAATCTGTCCCAACCGGAATTGAACACGGAACAGTCACTGCAGTCTCCGATGGCAAAAATTATGAAATTACAACGCTCCGACGGGACGTTGCTACAGACGGTCGAAGGGCAGTGGTCGCCTTCTCGACCGACTGGAAAGAAGATGCGGCACGGCGTGATTTCACGATCAACGCGCTTTATGCCGACGCTTATACTGGCGAAATCTTTGACTATTTTTCAGGACAGCACGACCTTAACCTTGGAGTTGTCCGGTTCATCGGGGATGCCGAGCAGCGTATCGCGGAGGACTATCTCCGTATCTTGCGATATTTTCGCTTTCTTGCGCGTTTTGGAACGGGATCGGCAGATCAAGAGGCGTTAGCCGCATGCGCTAAGGGCGCGCATGGACTAACAGCCCTTTCTCGAGAACGTATAGCCCAGGAACTCACCCGCTTAATCACTTTGCCAAATCCTGTGTTTTCAGTGCAACTGATGGTAGATCATCAAATTTTTGCACCCTTTTTACCTGAATTGGACAAAGCAGCTGTGGAAAGGCTTCCGTCTATCCTTGACCGCGAAGTCCAACATAAGCTCGCGGTATCGCTACCCGCTCGCCTTTTGACTTTGCTGCCGCGCGACCAAGTCATTGTAGATAGAGTTTCGGCAAGACTGAAGCTTTCTAACCGGCTGAGGGAACAACTCACAAATCGCGTGAGCGGGGATTTGCCGACCGAAAACAACATCCGAGAACTTGCTTACCGTAAAGGTACGAGTTGCGCCATTGATACGGCGGCGCTTTACACTAACTCCAATGTCTTCGCATTATGCCTGAAGCGTTTACTGAATTGGGATGTTCCCGTGTTCGGAATCAAAGGAGGAGATGTGATCGCGATGGGCGTTCCCGCGGGTCCAATGGTTGCGAAAACTCTTCATCTGCTTGAACAAACTTGGATTAATGACGATTTTCCAGCTACCGACGATCTGTTGACGAAATCACATCAAATTGTAGTAGAGCTTTTATCCGCTACCAAGAAAGCATAA
- a CDS encoding phosphoribosylanthranilate isomerase — protein sequence MTNATGSANRAHMPTQIKICGLKDEAGVDAASRAGATHIGLNLYEKSPRYVPLEQAAALRMRTPEQVKVVLLLVNAEPGYTAKALEIVKPDVVQFHGTETPEWLRVLKGATSVEIWKALGVKDAETLKNSARFVGAADLLLFDAPAQALPGGTGMRFDWSLLAEHRHELAWGLAGGLTPANVAEALRQTRAPMVDTSSGVESAPGIKDMDKIAQFCKAVRDHDHS from the coding sequence ATGACGAACGCCACCGGTTCGGCTAACCGCGCGCACATGCCAACCCAAATCAAAATATGCGGCCTCAAGGATGAGGCCGGTGTCGATGCCGCCTCACGTGCCGGTGCGACCCATATCGGGCTCAATCTCTATGAGAAAAGCCCGCGCTACGTACCGCTTGAGCAGGCCGCCGCCTTACGTATGCGGACGCCGGAACAAGTGAAGGTTGTCTTGCTTCTCGTCAACGCGGAACCCGGTTACACGGCGAAGGCTCTTGAAATTGTAAAGCCCGATGTCGTGCAATTCCATGGCACAGAGACACCCGAATGGCTTCGAGTTTTGAAGGGTGCGACTTCGGTCGAAATTTGGAAGGCACTTGGCGTGAAAGACGCAGAGACGTTGAAAAATAGCGCGCGTTTTGTCGGCGCGGCGGATCTATTGTTGTTTGATGCCCCGGCACAAGCCCTTCCCGGCGGCACCGGAATGCGGTTTGACTGGTCGCTACTTGCCGAGCATCGCCATGAATTGGCTTGGGGTTTGGCGGGCGGATTGACTCCGGCAAATGTTGCCGAAGCGCTGCGCCAGACACGGGCGCCGATGGTGGATACATCGTCAGGCGTGGAATCAGCGCCCGGCATCAAGGATATGGACAAGATTGCCCAGTTCTGCAAAGCGGTGCGCGACCATGACCATAGCTGA
- a CDS encoding CoA pyrophosphatase has protein sequence MTWIERISAALNSDISFSVEDERGLGLIEHRAAAVLIPITNRPEPGVILTQRPDWLRSHAGQVAFPGGKIDEDDTGPISAALREAHEELSIPPDDVTILGVADTYYSGSGYRIEPVIGVIPADLPLIPNPDEVEDWFEVPLSFLLDPANAVKKCAEWNGRQRTYYDMQWGERRIWGVTAGIVANLARRLA, from the coding sequence ATGACATGGATCGAACGGATTAGCGCCGCGTTAAACTCAGACATTAGTTTCTCAGTCGAGGATGAACGGGGGTTGGGATTAATTGAGCATCGTGCCGCCGCGGTCTTAATACCCATTACTAACCGACCCGAGCCGGGAGTTATACTGACACAAAGACCGGATTGGTTGCGAAGCCATGCGGGTCAAGTGGCATTCCCGGGTGGTAAAATAGATGAAGACGATACTGGACCCATTTCTGCGGCATTGCGCGAGGCGCATGAAGAATTGTCGATCCCTCCTGATGATGTCACGATCTTGGGCGTGGCCGACACCTATTACTCCGGCAGCGGTTATCGCATAGAACCCGTGATAGGGGTTATTCCGGCAGACCTTCCTTTAATTCCCAATCCTGATGAAGTGGAAGATTGGTTTGAAGTTCCCTTGTCCTTCTTGCTCGATCCTGCAAACGCTGTGAAGAAGTGCGCGGAATGGAATGGTCGCCAAAGGACATATTATGATATGCAATGGGGTGAGCGAAGAATTTGGGGTGTCACGGCGGGTATCGTCGCAAATCTAGCGCGCAGGTTGGCATGA
- the pyrF gene encoding orotidine-5'-phosphate decarboxylase — translation MTNPLYVAIDTPYLEDALELTKRIKHHVGGVKLGLEFFCANGHHGVHEVQKLGLPIFLDLKLHDIPNTVAKAMQAINTLEPAIVTIHAAGGRAMMEDAKAAAGAHTKVVAVTVLTSLDDHDLSRVGVPDSPDAQVARLAALAQEAGLDGIVCSGHEVKAVKKLWKDGFFVVPGLRPEGGHSGDQKRTVTPRQARDDGASVLVVGRPITKAENPDEAARAIVGTL, via the coding sequence ATGACCAACCCTCTCTACGTCGCCATCGACACGCCCTATCTTGAAGATGCGCTGGAATTGACCAAGCGGATCAAGCATCATGTCGGCGGTGTAAAACTGGGCCTCGAATTCTTCTGCGCCAACGGCCATCATGGTGTGCATGAAGTGCAGAAACTGGGATTGCCGATCTTTCTCGACCTGAAATTGCATGACATTCCCAACACCGTCGCAAAGGCGATGCAGGCGATCAATACGCTCGAGCCCGCCATCGTGACGATTCATGCAGCAGGTGGCCGCGCGATGATGGAAGACGCCAAGGCTGCGGCAGGCGCCCATACCAAAGTTGTCGCAGTAACTGTTTTGACCAGTCTCGACGACCATGACCTGAGCCGCGTCGGCGTGCCCGATAGCCCGGACGCCCAGGTAGCGCGCCTCGCGGCGCTCGCTCAAGAGGCCGGTCTGGACGGTATTGTGTGTTCGGGTCATGAAGTGAAAGCCGTCAAAAAGCTCTGGAAAGACGGCTTTTTCGTCGTTCCCGGACTACGCCCCGAAGGCGGCCATAGCGGCGATCAGAAACGCACCGTGACGCCACGACAAGCACGCGACGATGGTGCTAGCGTTCTTGTAGTCGGGCGTCCGATTACCAAGGCGGAAAATCCGGATGAAGCAGCGCGGGCTATTGTCGGGACGTTGTAG
- the purB gene encoding adenylosuccinate lyase gives MIPRYSRPAMTKIWEPENRFRIWFEIEAHATDALAELGVVPKSAAEALWAWWATNPAIDVAAIDAIEAVTKHDVIAFLTWVAEQVGDEARFMHQGMTSSDVLDTCLAVQLTQATDLLLTDMDALLEALKARAMEHKFTPTIGRSHGIHAEPVTFGLKLAQAYAEFARGRERLVAARAEIATCAISGAVGTFANIDPKVEAHVATKLGLSVEPVSTQVIPRDRHAMFFAILGVIASSIERLAIEIRHLQRTEVLEAEEYFSPGQKGSSAMPHKRNPILTENLTGLARMVRSAVTPAMENVALWHERDISHSSVERYIGPDATITLDFALGRLTGVVEKLLVYPARMQKNLDRMGGLVHSQRVLLALTQAGISREDSYAIVQRNAMKVWESDGALSLLELLKSDPDVAEKMSATEIEDRFNLDYHFKHVDTIFDRVFG, from the coding sequence ATGATCCCTCGTTATTCCCGCCCCGCCATGACCAAAATCTGGGAGCCGGAGAACCGGTTCCGCATCTGGTTTGAAATCGAGGCGCATGCAACGGACGCACTTGCGGAACTGGGCGTCGTGCCCAAATCAGCTGCCGAAGCCCTCTGGGCCTGGTGGGCGACAAACCCTGCTATCGATGTAGCGGCAATCGACGCCATCGAAGCGGTCACCAAGCATGACGTTATCGCGTTCCTGACATGGGTTGCCGAACAGGTTGGCGATGAAGCACGCTTCATGCATCAGGGCATGACATCATCCGACGTGCTGGATACCTGCCTCGCTGTGCAGTTGACGCAGGCAACCGACCTTCTGCTGACCGATATGGATGCGCTGCTAGAGGCCCTGAAAGCGCGGGCGATGGAGCATAAATTTACGCCCACGATCGGCCGTAGCCATGGCATTCACGCAGAACCCGTGACCTTCGGATTGAAACTGGCGCAGGCATATGCCGAATTTGCGCGTGGACGCGAACGTCTGGTCGCCGCCAGAGCCGAGATTGCGACCTGCGCGATATCAGGCGCCGTCGGCACATTTGCCAATATCGACCCCAAGGTCGAGGCGCATGTGGCCACGAAGCTAGGGCTATCGGTTGAGCCCGTTTCAACACAGGTTATCCCACGTGACCGGCATGCCATGTTTTTTGCAATTCTGGGCGTTATTGCATCGTCCATAGAACGGCTCGCCATAGAGATTCGTCATCTGCAACGCACCGAAGTGTTGGAGGCGGAGGAATATTTCTCGCCAGGTCAAAAAGGCAGTTCGGCCATGCCGCACAAACGCAACCCGATCCTGACCGAAAATCTGACGGGACTTGCCCGTATGGTCCGTAGCGCGGTGACCCCGGCGATGGAAAATGTCGCGCTGTGGCATGAGCGGGATATCTCGCACTCCTCGGTGGAGCGTTATATCGGCCCCGACGCGACGATCACGCTCGATTTCGCACTGGGCCGTTTGACCGGTGTTGTCGAGAAACTGCTGGTTTATCCCGCCCGCATGCAAAAGAATCTAGACCGCATGGGCGGCCTTGTTCATTCACAGCGCGTTCTGCTTGCTCTCACACAGGCCGGGATCAGTCGCGAAGATAGCTATGCAATCGTACAGCGCAACGCGATGAAAGTATGGGAGTCAGATGGTGCGCTGTCACTTCTGGAACTGCTGAAATCAGACCCTGACGTCGCAGAAAAAATGAGTGCTACCGAGATCGAAGACCGGTTCAACCTCGATTATCATTTCAAACATGTGGATACCATTTTTGATCGGGTGTTTGGATAA
- the parC gene encoding DNA topoisomerase IV subunit A: MSDTVDTLPEDPFDAIVDAPFDAALSERYLIYAMSTITARSLPDLRDGLKPVHRRLLWAMRLLKLDPSQGYKKCARVVGDVIGKYHPHGDQSVYDAMVRLAQTFSLRYPLVDGQGNFGNIDGDNAAAYRYTEARLTKTAIELMNGLDENAADFRPTYNGEDEEPEVMPGLFPNLLANGASGIAVGMATSIPSHNVAEIIDAATLLIDEPSASHEQIMGIVQGPDFATGGLLVDSKDVISAAYASGRGAMRVRARFSTGRDEAGNWEQTGVEKQSGGTWQLVVSEIPYQVQKGKLIEQIAQLIADKKLPILEDIRDESDELIRIVLVPKSRNVDPDDLKNALFRLTDLETRFSLNLNVLDAERTPRVMGIGEVLRHWLHHQLEVLVRRSQHRLDKIDGRLELLEGYIIAFLNLDRIIEIIRTEDEPKPVMMDEFQLNDRQAEAILNMRLRSLRRLEEMELRRELEELRAEREDLVKLIESPARQKTRLKKDLAALRKSYAEDTELGRRRTSLEEAGQAREISLEAFVEREPVTVIMSKRGWIKAMKGHADLSAKADYKFKEGDSLAFAFHTQTTDKILIATANGRFYTLGADKLPGARGFGEPVGSMVDIEAGNDIVSVFPATANGRMLLAASTGKGFIAKMADVIAETRKGRGVVTLKPGARLKVVRPAPTETTDEALLKDQYLAVVGDNRKLVVFPLSEVPEMSKGQGVTLQRYKDGGLADTMCFLLSEGLSWAMGGDSGRTRTENDMSLWRVARGAAGRLPPQGFPRNNRFD; encoded by the coding sequence ATGTCCGATACAGTTGATACATTGCCCGAAGACCCGTTTGACGCCATCGTTGATGCGCCCTTTGATGCGGCTTTGTCCGAACGTTATCTGATTTACGCGATGTCGACGATCACCGCGCGGTCCTTGCCGGATTTGCGCGATGGCTTGAAACCGGTACACCGGCGGCTGTTGTGGGCGATGCGGTTGCTTAAGCTTGATCCGTCGCAGGGGTACAAAAAATGCGCCCGTGTTGTGGGCGATGTCATCGGTAAATATCATCCCCATGGTGACCAGTCGGTATACGATGCGATGGTGCGCCTCGCGCAGACATTTTCGCTCCGCTATCCGCTTGTCGACGGGCAAGGGAATTTCGGGAATATCGACGGCGATAATGCGGCGGCATACCGCTACACCGAGGCTCGTCTGACCAAGACGGCTATCGAGTTGATGAATGGTCTGGACGAAAATGCCGCTGATTTCCGTCCAACTTATAATGGCGAAGATGAAGAGCCCGAGGTTATGCCTGGGCTTTTCCCCAATTTGCTGGCAAATGGGGCAAGCGGCATTGCCGTGGGTATGGCGACCAGCATCCCTTCGCACAATGTCGCAGAAATAATTGATGCTGCGACGCTGTTGATTGACGAGCCTTCTGCATCGCATGAACAGATAATGGGAATTGTTCAGGGTCCCGATTTTGCAACGGGTGGCCTGTTGGTCGACAGCAAAGACGTAATCAGCGCCGCCTATGCCAGCGGTCGTGGCGCGATGCGGGTCCGCGCACGCTTTTCGACCGGGCGTGACGAGGCAGGCAACTGGGAACAAACCGGCGTTGAAAAGCAGTCGGGCGGGACATGGCAACTTGTGGTCTCGGAAATTCCCTATCAGGTGCAAAAGGGCAAGTTGATCGAGCAAATCGCCCAACTGATCGCCGATAAAAAACTGCCAATATTAGAAGACATTCGCGACGAGAGTGACGAACTCATCCGCATCGTGTTGGTGCCTAAAAGCCGTAATGTTGACCCCGATGACCTGAAAAACGCTCTATTCCGCCTGACGGATTTGGAAACCCGTTTTTCGCTCAATCTGAACGTGCTGGATGCAGAGCGCACTCCGCGAGTCATGGGCATCGGTGAGGTGCTGCGGCACTGGCTCCACCATCAACTGGAAGTTTTGGTGCGCCGTTCGCAGCATAGGCTCGATAAGATTGATGGCCGTCTGGAATTGCTCGAAGGCTATATCATCGCCTTTCTCAATCTGGACCGGATTATCGAAATCATCCGGACTGAGGATGAGCCGAAACCAGTAATGATGGACGAATTCCAGCTAAACGACCGGCAGGCAGAGGCGATCTTGAATATGCGTCTGCGGTCGCTGCGTCGGCTTGAGGAAATGGAACTCCGCCGCGAATTGGAAGAGTTGCGGGCGGAACGGGAAGATCTGGTCAAGCTGATCGAAAGCCCTGCGCGGCAAAAGACGCGGCTGAAGAAGGATTTGGCGGCGTTGCGTAAAAGCTACGCCGAGGATACGGAACTGGGTCGGCGTCGTACGTCGCTGGAAGAAGCCGGGCAGGCGCGGGAAATTTCACTGGAAGCCTTTGTCGAGCGCGAGCCGGTAACGGTCATCATGTCGAAACGGGGCTGGATAAAGGCCATGAAAGGTCATGCGGACCTGTCTGCAAAGGCAGATTACAAATTCAAGGAAGGCGATAGCCTAGCCTTCGCATTCCACACCCAGACGACGGACAAAATCCTGATTGCGACGGCAAATGGCCGTTTCTACACATTGGGCGCGGACAAATTGCCGGGTGCGCGCGGCTTTGGTGAGCCAGTGGGATCGATGGTAGATATTGAAGCCGGCAATGACATTGTTTCTGTCTTTCCTGCAACGGCCAATGGACGGATGTTGCTGGCGGCCTCGACGGGCAAGGGCTTCATTGCCAAGATGGCGGATGTGATCGCCGAAACCCGCAAGGGGCGTGGCGTCGTGACATTGAAACCCGGTGCGCGGTTAAAGGTTGTGCGTCCGGCACCGACAGAAACCACAGATGAAGCCTTGTTGAAGGACCAGTATCTTGCGGTCGTTGGTGATAATCGCAAACTGGTCGTCTTCCCGCTGAGCGAGGTGCCGGAAATGTCCAAGGGGCAGGGCGTAACACTACAGCGCTATAAGGATGGCGGACTTGCAGATACCATGTGCTTCCTTTTGAGCGAAGGATTGAGCTGGGCAATGGGTGGCGACAGCGGTCGGACACGAACCGAAAATGACATGTCGCTCTGGCGCGTGGCGCGCGGGGCCGCGGGAAGGCTGCCACCTCAAGGATTTCCGCGAAATAACCGGTTTGACTAA
- a CDS encoding bleomycin resistance protein codes for MTDYATPNLPSREYANTIDFYRRLGFETSWHDSNWLILERGGVCLEFFRYPDLDASQSSFSCCLRLDNVHMFHRMCLEAGIPEKTTGWPRIHPPKLEHSGLVVGYLVDLDGSLLRLVQNPD; via the coding sequence GTGACTGACTATGCAACGCCTAATTTGCCGTCCCGTGAATACGCGAACACGATCGATTTTTACCGACGACTGGGCTTTGAAACGAGTTGGCACGACAGCAATTGGTTGATTCTTGAGCGCGGCGGCGTCTGTCTTGAGTTTTTCCGCTATCCCGATCTGGACGCCTCACAAAGTTCGTTCAGTTGCTGCTTGCGACTGGACAATGTCCATATGTTTCATAGAATGTGCCTAGAAGCCGGTATTCCCGAAAAAACAACTGGTTGGCCGAGAATACATCCGCCAAAGCTGGAGCATAGCGGATTGGTTGTCGGCTATCTGGTTGACCTAGACGGGTCGTTGTTGCGACTTGTGCAAAATCCCGATTAA
- a CDS encoding putative bifunctional diguanylate cyclase/phosphodiesterase, translating to MKHIIRRDIAELTPFSPKLPKVALVNPVDPRLEYGWLASLPIAGAVFRLQSDRVEYVLSNPKFDDLALGFEREAGLDLGTLADRAFTMVDEGRETHFECWQSSDPVNKRELEISIARFGIDGSMILLSMVDRTAEATSRLNLRREMLSDSLTGFCNRTGFEEEVENRLESLLESGSAKGYAIILIDLARFSRINESAGAMVGDELIITVARRLNSRIRSNEILCRLGGNEFALFVQMDDETTNVRHIAQRLTDAFLKPCQLSSLEIQVDCAAAAAIGRVGNDDPMDTLRHAQIALKKAKFTKSFELYTPGTVDTARRRFSMETDLRRALQMGELELHYQPLVDLDTGLLSGFEALARWQHADLGAISPVDFIPVAEESGLIVPLGRWALEEAAKTIALWDERLPGQQDFRISVNMSAVQIQRDDVVEAVSSALRGANIAGNRMTLELTESAFINDPDGAKRLLDNLKSLDTNLAMDDFGTGYSNLAYLQQLPIDVLKIDRSFVSEMMVNKDKRAIVRTVLSLARALGMKTTAEGIESSEISEVLRRLGCSVGQGYYFARPMTGDAAYAFLVADKSSTTI from the coding sequence ATGAAGCATATTATCCGCCGCGATATTGCCGAATTAACCCCTTTCAGCCCAAAGCTGCCAAAGGTCGCCTTGGTGAATCCGGTGGATCCCCGGCTTGAATATGGCTGGCTTGCATCGTTACCTATTGCAGGGGCCGTTTTCCGGCTTCAGTCGGACCGGGTCGAATATGTTCTCAGCAATCCCAAGTTTGACGACCTGGCACTGGGTTTTGAACGCGAAGCTGGCCTTGACCTAGGCACCCTGGCCGACCGCGCATTCACCATGGTGGACGAGGGTCGCGAGACGCATTTCGAATGCTGGCAATCGTCGGACCCGGTCAACAAACGAGAGCTAGAAATCAGCATCGCACGCTTTGGAATCGACGGGAGCATGATCCTGCTGTCGATGGTCGACCGGACCGCTGAAGCAACCAGCCGCCTCAACCTGAGACGCGAAATGTTGAGCGACAGTCTGACTGGTTTCTGCAATCGCACCGGCTTTGAAGAAGAGGTCGAAAATCGGCTTGAATCTTTGCTTGAGAGCGGCTCTGCCAAGGGCTACGCCATCATCCTGATAGACCTCGCAAGGTTCAGCCGAATTAATGAATCAGCTGGCGCCATGGTCGGCGATGAGTTGATCATCACCGTCGCCCGCCGTCTTAATTCCCGAATCCGTTCAAATGAAATCCTTTGCCGCCTCGGCGGAAACGAATTTGCGCTGTTTGTTCAAATGGACGACGAAACCACAAATGTTCGACACATTGCGCAACGTTTGACCGACGCATTCCTGAAGCCGTGCCAGCTTTCCAGTCTGGAGATCCAAGTGGACTGCGCCGCTGCTGCTGCAATTGGTCGGGTTGGAAACGATGATCCGATGGACACGCTTCGTCATGCCCAGATTGCTCTCAAAAAAGCAAAGTTCACTAAGTCATTTGAGCTCTATACTCCCGGCACAGTGGACACTGCCCGCCGTCGTTTCAGCATGGAAACCGACCTGCGCCGTGCTTTGCAAATGGGTGAACTCGAGCTACATTATCAACCGTTGGTTGATCTTGATACCGGACTTCTAAGTGGATTTGAGGCATTGGCGCGGTGGCAGCATGCCGATTTGGGCGCTATTTCGCCGGTGGATTTCATTCCTGTTGCTGAAGAAAGCGGTTTGATTGTCCCGCTTGGGCGCTGGGCACTTGAAGAAGCGGCCAAAACCATAGCGCTCTGGGACGAGCGTTTGCCCGGGCAGCAGGATTTCCGGATTTCTGTAAACATGTCAGCTGTTCAAATTCAACGTGATGACGTGGTGGAAGCGGTTTCCTCGGCGCTTCGTGGAGCGAACATAGCGGGCAATCGGATGACTCTGGAGTTGACCGAAAGTGCTTTTATCAACGACCCAGATGGAGCGAAACGCTTGCTCGATAATCTGAAATCTTTGGATACGAATTTGGCGATGGACGATTTTGGGACTGGATATTCAAACTTAGCCTACCTCCAGCAACTTCCAATCGACGTTCTGAAAATTGATCGAAGCTTTGTTTCTGAAATGATGGTCAACAAGGACAAGCGCGCAATCGTCCGCACAGTATTGTCGCTTGCTCGGGCTTTAGGAATGAAGACGACAGCTGAAGGCATTGAAAGCAGTGAGATTTCAGAAGTTTTGCGCCGCTTAGGTTGCTCGGTCGGGCAAGGTTATTACTTCGCACGGCCCATGACTGGAGATGCCGCTTATGCTTTCTTGGTAGCGGATAAAAGCTCTACTACAATTTGA
- a CDS encoding DUF1285 domain-containing protein — protein sequence MPYDAPDLAMLNLSEIAELAAARKLPPVETWDPAQTGDSEMRIGADGTWFHQGSEIRRPAMVRAFSSLLRCESDGQHWLVTPSQKLSIDVEDAAFVAVEMQSEGEFEKRCLAFRLNSDDLVMAGPTSELALREGLPYLYVRNGLWAKVARSVYYELAEIGLSESPEFPKVWSNGVAFKIGASE from the coding sequence ATGCCTTACGACGCGCCCGATCTTGCCATGCTGAACCTATCGGAAATTGCTGAATTAGCTGCAGCACGAAAATTGCCCCCAGTTGAAACATGGGACCCAGCACAAACTGGTGATAGCGAAATGCGTATTGGAGCCGATGGTACATGGTTTCATCAGGGCAGTGAAATTCGAAGACCGGCCATGGTTCGAGCGTTTTCAAGCCTGCTGCGCTGCGAATCCGATGGCCAACATTGGCTCGTAACGCCCTCCCAAAAGCTCTCGATCGACGTAGAAGACGCGGCTTTTGTTGCGGTCGAAATGCAGAGCGAAGGTGAGTTCGAGAAGCGATGCCTAGCGTTTCGGTTGAATAGTGATGATCTGGTAATGGCCGGCCCAACCTCGGAGTTGGCGCTTCGCGAGGGCCTTCCTTATCTATATGTCCGTAACGGATTATGGGCAAAAGTCGCCCGTTCCGTCTATTATGAACTCGCTGAAATAGGGCTTTCAGAAAGTCCTGAATTTCCTAAGGTTTGGAGTAATGGCGTCGCGTTTAAGATTGGCGCATCCGAATGA